Proteins found in one Quercus robur chromosome 2, dhQueRobu3.1, whole genome shotgun sequence genomic segment:
- the LOC126708058 gene encoding mitochondrial carrier protein CoAc1 isoform X5, which yields MKVFKDSITYTCMYFRGNGASVIRIIPYAALHFMTYEQYRCWILNNYSALGTGPLIDLLAGSAAGGTAVLCTYPLDLARTKLAYQVTDTRGSFNYGMKSNHAQPAYNGIKDVLRSVYKEGGVRGLYRGVGPTLTGILPYAGLKFYIYEELKRHVPEEHQTSIMMRLSCGALAGLFGQTFTYPLDVVRRQMQVENLQPSFQGSARYRNTWEGLTTIVHNQGWRQLFAGLSINYIKIVPSVAIGFTAYDMMKFWLRIPPRQKTQSISAA from the exons ATGAAGGTTTTCAAGGATTCTATAA CTTATACTTGTATGTATTTTAGAGGAAATGGAGCAAGCGTCATTCGTATCATTCCTTATGCAGCCTTGCATTTCATGACTTATGAACAGTATCGGTGTTGGATCCTGAACAACTATTCTGCCTTAGGAACAGGGCCCCTTATTGATCTTCTAGCTGGTTCAGCAGCGGGAGGAACTGCAGTTCTATGCACATATCCTTTAGATCTGGCTCGTACTAAACTTGCTTATCAG GTTACTGACACTAGAGGAAGTTTTAATTATGGAATGAAAAGCAATCATGCTCAACCTGCATATAATGGCATAAAAGATGTACTTAGAAGCGTTTACAAGGAAGGAGGTGTGCGTGGACTTTATCGCGGTGTAG GCCCAACACTCACTGGAATCCTTCCTTATGCTGGTTTAAAGTTCTACATATATGAGGAACTCAAGAGGCATGTTCCTGAAGAGCATCAAACGTCCATTATGATGCGTCTCTCCTGTGGAGCTCTTGCTGGGTTATTTGGGCAGACCTTCACGTACCCATTAGATGTTGTCAGGAGGCAGATGCAG GTTGAAAATTTGCAACCTTCATTCCAAGGAAGTGCCAGATATAGAAACACATGGGAAGGTCTTACTACTATTGTTCATAATCAAGGATGGAGACAATTGTTTGCAGGTCTAAGCATTAACTATATAAAG ATTGTTCCTTCTGTGGCCATTGGTTTCACTGCGTACGACATGATGAAGTTTTGGCTCCGCATCCCACCTCGACAGAAGACTCAATCAATATCTGCTGCCTAA
- the LOC126708032 gene encoding G-type lectin S-receptor-like serine/threonine-protein kinase At4g27290 isoform X1 gives MDIFAFVLLLLSSSLLLFFFVVSDAADRIAKSESLTEGMTLVSRDGSFALGFFSPGNSSNRYLGIWYNNIPVRTVVWVANRLNPINDSSGMLMVNSSGSLVLLSQNRTVAWSANSIKKAWNPIVQLLDSGNLVLREEKEENPEKYLWQSFDYPSDTLLPGMKIGWDLKTGLERRISAWRSPDDPSPGELSGGVELHNYPEIFLKKGTKKLSRTGPWNGLGFSGLPNMNENPVSTNDFVINSDEVYYIFHLIKKSVISRGVLKENPFSFENYIWVEAEQKWTTYSSTPKDKCDTYNLCGPYGNCIIGKSPICQCVEGFKHKLPDTWNPDEWSKGCIRITRLSCEDKDKIGFAKFVGLKMPDTTYSWVNGSMNLNECRVKCLNNCSCTAYANSDIKNGGSGCAMWFGDLIDIRQLAANGQDVYIRMPASEQVNHKEEKDKKMKVIVIVVVAIAVVFGVLFIPYCISKRTKVRGKLENNVMVDQNIEGQSEDMEVTFFTLATIATATDNFSSNNKLGEGGFGLVYKGTLVDGKEIAVKRLSRSSGQGLNEFKNEVILIAKLQHRNLVRLLGYCIEGDEKILIYEYMLNGSLDSFIFDQTRATVLGWSMRFNIIYGIARGLLYLHEDSRLRIIHRDLKASNVLLDSKMIPKIADFGMARIVGGDQTEGNTKRVAGTYGYMAPEYAINGIFSVKSDVFSFGVLLLEIISGKKNRGWFHPDHSLNLVEHAWKLWKEGRPLELIDTFLEDSGIQSKIIRCLHISFLCLQQHHDNRPNMSSVVMLLHSEGSLPEPKELGFFVGKKSPSSSKNQSPSVNEITITMLEAR, from the exons ATGGATATCTTTGcttttgtgttgttgttgttgagttcgagtttgcttcttttcttctttgtagTGTCGGATGCTGCTGACCGCATCGCAAAATCCGAATCCCTCACTGAAGGCATGACCCTAGTCTCTAGAGATGGAAGCTTTGCCCTGGGGTTCTTTAGTCCTGGTAATTCCAGCAATCGTTACTTGGGAATATGGTACAACAATATCCCAGTTAGAACGGTTGTTTGGGTAGCAAACCGGCTCAATCCAATAAACGACTCGTCTGGCATGTTGATGGTAAACAGTTCAGGTAGTCTTGTTCTTCTCAGCCAGAATAGAACAGTTGCTTGGTCGGCAAACTCAATAAAAAAGGCCTGGAATCCAATAGTCCAGCTTTTAGATTCAGGAAATCTAGTATTAagagaagagaaggaagaaaacccagaaaaatatTTGTGGCAAAGCTTTGACTATCCTTCTGACACTTTGCTACCAGGAATGAAGATTGGATGGGACTTAAAGACTGGTCTGGAACGGCGCATATCTGCATGGAGGAGTCCAGATGACCCGTCTCCTGGAGAACTGAGTGGTGGGGTTGAACTTCATAATTACCCTGAAATATTCTTAAAGAAAGGCACCAAGAAGCTCTCACGGACCGGACCATGGAATGGCCTTGGTTTCAGTGGTTTACCAAACATGAACGAAAATCCGGTTTCCACCAACGATTTTGTCATCAACAGCGATGAGGTATACTACATATTCCACCTGATTAAAAAATCTGTAATCTCAAGAGGAGTTTTGAAAGAAAATCCGTTCTCATTTGAGAACTACATATGGGTCGAAGCAGAACAAAAATGGACCACATACAGTTCTACACCAAAAGACAAATGTGACACCTATAATTTATGTGGTCCTTATGGAAATTGTATCATTGGTAAGTCACCTATCTGTCAATGTGTAGAAGGATTCAAGCATAAGTTACCAGATACATGGAACCCAGATGAGTGGTCTAAGGGATGTATACGCATTACCCGATTGAGCTGCGAGGATAAAGATAAAATTGGGTTTGCTAAATTTGTTGGGCTCAAAATGCCAGATACCACGTATTCCTGGGTGAACGGAAGTATGAATCTTAACGAATGCAGAGTCAAATGTTTGAACAACTGTTCCTGTACGGCTTATGCAAACTCAGATATTAAAAATGGAGGAAGTGGCTGCGCCATGTGGTTTGGGGATCTAATTGATATTAGACAGCTTGCAGCTAATGGGCAGGATGTATATATTCGAATGCCTGCTTCAGAGCAAG TCAATCATAAAGAGGAGAAAGACAAAAAGATGAAGGTTATAGTGATAGTTGTGGTTGCAATTGCGGTCGTTTTTGGCGTGCTCTTCATTCCCTACTGCATTAGCAAAAGGACAAAAGTCAGAG GGAAATTGGAGAATAATGTGATGGTAGACCAAAACATTGAAGGCCAAAGTGAAGATATGGAGGTCACATTCTTCACCCTAGCTACCATAGCCACTGCCACTGACAATTTTTCAAGTAATAACAAGCTTGGTGAAGGTGGCTTTGGACTTGTATACAAG GGTACCCTAGTAGATGGAAAAGAAATTGCTGTGAAAAGGCTTTCACGGAGTTCTGGACAAGGATTGAACGAGTTTAAAAATGAAGTTATACTAATCGCCAAATTGCAACATCGAAATCTTGTTAGGCTTTTGGGCTATTGCATTGAAGGAGATGAGAAAATCCTAATCTATGAATATATGCTCAATGGAAGCTTGGATTCCTTCATTTTTG ATCAAACAAGAGCTACAGTTTTGGGTTGGTCTATGCGCTTTAACATTATCTATGGGATTGCGCGAGGGCTTCTCTATCTTCACGAAGATTCTAGATTGAGGATTATACATAGAGACCTCAAAGCAAGCAATGTTTTACTTGATAGTAAGATGATTCCAAAAATTGCTGACTTCGGTATGGCTAGAATTGTTGGTGGAGATCAAACTGAAGGAAACACAAAACGAGTGGCTGGAACATA TGGTTATATGGCACCTGAATACGCAATTAATGGtatattttcagtaaaatctgatgtttttagttttggaGTATTGTTGTTGGAGATAATAAGTGGAAAGAAAAATCGAGGTTGGTTCCATCCAGACCATAGTCTAAACCTTGTTGAACAT gcATGGAAATTATGGAAAGAAGGTAGGCCTTTAGAACTGATTGATACTTTCTTAGAAGACTCTGGCATCCAATCGAAGATTATACGTTGCCTCCATATTAGTTTCTTATGTTTGCAACAACATCATGACAATCGGCCAAATATGTCATCTGTGGTTATGCTATTGCACAGTGAGGGTTCATTACCTGAACCCAAAGAGCTAGGTTTCTTTGTAGGAAAAAAATCACCTTCATCAAGCAAGAACCAGTCACCCTCAGTCAATGAAATTACTATTACCATGTTAGAGGCTCGATAG
- the LOC126708058 gene encoding mitochondrial carrier protein CoAc1 isoform X2: MDSSQGSVLSSNVAGLVDGSSAQREVSYLDGIPIYVKELIAGGAAGAFAKTAVAPLERIKILLQTRTEGFHSLGVFQSLKKLLKHEGFQGFYKGNGASVIRIIPYAALHFMTYEQYRCWILNNYSALGTGPLIDLLAGSAAGGTAVLCTYPLDLARTKLAYQVTDTRGSFNYGMKSNHAQPAYNGIKDVLRSVYKEGGVRGLYRGVGPTLTGILPYAGLKFYIYEELKRHVPEEHQTSIMMRLSCGALAGLFGQTFTYPLDVVRRQMQVENLQPSFQGSARYRNTWEGLTTIVHNQGWRQLFAGLSINYIKIVPSVAIGFTAYDMMKFWLRIPPRQKTQSIYAA; the protein is encoded by the exons ATGGATTCCTCGCAAGGATCGGTGTTGTCTTCAAATGTGGCAGGGCTAGTTGATGGTTCATCAGCTCAAAGAGAGGTGTCTTACCTTGATGGTATTCCTATTTATGTCAAGGAGCTTATTGCTGGAGGTGCTGCTGGTGCATTCGCTAAGACTGCAGTTGCACCCCTGGAACGGATCAAAATACTCTTGCAG ACCAGAACAGAGGGATTCCACTCTCTTGGGGTGTTTCAATCTTTGAAGAAGTTACTGAAGCATGAAGGTTTTCAAGGATTCTATAA AGGAAATGGAGCAAGCGTCATTCGTATCATTCCTTATGCAGCCTTGCATTTCATGACTTATGAACAGTATCGGTGTTGGATCCTGAACAACTATTCTGCCTTAGGAACAGGGCCCCTTATTGATCTTCTAGCTGGTTCAGCAGCGGGAGGAACTGCAGTTCTATGCACATATCCTTTAGATCTGGCTCGTACTAAACTTGCTTATCAG GTTACTGACACTAGAGGAAGTTTTAATTATGGAATGAAAAGCAATCATGCTCAACCTGCATATAATGGCATAAAAGATGTACTTAGAAGCGTTTACAAGGAAGGAGGTGTGCGTGGACTTTATCGCGGTGTAG GCCCAACACTCACTGGAATCCTTCCTTATGCTGGTTTAAAGTTCTACATATATGAGGAACTCAAGAGGCATGTTCCTGAAGAGCATCAAACGTCCATTATGATGCGTCTCTCCTGTGGAGCTCTTGCTGGGTTATTTGGGCAGACCTTCACGTACCCATTAGATGTTGTCAGGAGGCAGATGCAG GTTGAAAATTTGCAACCTTCATTCCAAGGAAGTGCCAGATATAGAAACACATGGGAAGGTCTTACTACTATTGTTCATAATCAAGGATGGAGACAATTGTTTGCAGGTCTAAGCATTAACTATATAAAG
- the LOC126708058 gene encoding mitochondrial carrier protein CoAc1 isoform X1 codes for MDSSQGSVLSSNVAGLVDGSSAQREVSYLDGIPIYVKELIAGGAAGAFAKTAVAPLERIKILLQTRTEGFHSLGVFQSLKKLLKHEGFQGFYKGNGASVIRIIPYAALHFMTYEQYRCWILNNYSALGTGPLIDLLAGSAAGGTAVLCTYPLDLARTKLAYQVTDTRGSFNYGMKSNHAQPAYNGIKDVLRSVYKEGGVRGLYRGVGPTLTGILPYAGLKFYIYEELKRHVPEEHQTSIMMRLSCGALAGLFGQTFTYPLDVVRRQMQVENLQPSFQGSARYRNTWEGLTTIVHNQGWRQLFAGLSINYIKIVPSVAIGFTAYDMMKFWLRIPPRQKTQSISAA; via the exons ATGGATTCCTCGCAAGGATCGGTGTTGTCTTCAAATGTGGCAGGGCTAGTTGATGGTTCATCAGCTCAAAGAGAGGTGTCTTACCTTGATGGTATTCCTATTTATGTCAAGGAGCTTATTGCTGGAGGTGCTGCTGGTGCATTCGCTAAGACTGCAGTTGCACCCCTGGAACGGATCAAAATACTCTTGCAG ACCAGAACAGAGGGATTCCACTCTCTTGGGGTGTTTCAATCTTTGAAGAAGTTACTGAAGCATGAAGGTTTTCAAGGATTCTATAA AGGAAATGGAGCAAGCGTCATTCGTATCATTCCTTATGCAGCCTTGCATTTCATGACTTATGAACAGTATCGGTGTTGGATCCTGAACAACTATTCTGCCTTAGGAACAGGGCCCCTTATTGATCTTCTAGCTGGTTCAGCAGCGGGAGGAACTGCAGTTCTATGCACATATCCTTTAGATCTGGCTCGTACTAAACTTGCTTATCAG GTTACTGACACTAGAGGAAGTTTTAATTATGGAATGAAAAGCAATCATGCTCAACCTGCATATAATGGCATAAAAGATGTACTTAGAAGCGTTTACAAGGAAGGAGGTGTGCGTGGACTTTATCGCGGTGTAG GCCCAACACTCACTGGAATCCTTCCTTATGCTGGTTTAAAGTTCTACATATATGAGGAACTCAAGAGGCATGTTCCTGAAGAGCATCAAACGTCCATTATGATGCGTCTCTCCTGTGGAGCTCTTGCTGGGTTATTTGGGCAGACCTTCACGTACCCATTAGATGTTGTCAGGAGGCAGATGCAG GTTGAAAATTTGCAACCTTCATTCCAAGGAAGTGCCAGATATAGAAACACATGGGAAGGTCTTACTACTATTGTTCATAATCAAGGATGGAGACAATTGTTTGCAGGTCTAAGCATTAACTATATAAAG ATTGTTCCTTCTGTGGCCATTGGTTTCACTGCGTACGACATGATGAAGTTTTGGCTCCGCATCCCACCTCGACAGAAGACTCAATCAATATCTGCTGCCTAA
- the LOC126708058 gene encoding mitochondrial carrier protein CoAc1 isoform X4 translates to MDSSQGSVLSSNVAGLVDGSSAQREVSYLDGIPIYVKELIAGGAAGAFAKTAVAPLERIKILLQTRTEGFHSLGVFQSLKKLLKHEGFQGFYKGNGASVIRIIPYAALHFMTYEQYRCWILNNYSALGTGPLIDLLAGSAAGGTAVLCTYPLDLARTKLAYQVTDTRGSFNYGMKSNHAQPAYNGIKDVLRSVYKEGGVRGLYRGVGPTLTGILPYAGLKFYIYEELKRHVPEEHQTSIMMRLSCGALAGLFGQTFTYPLDVVRRQMQVENLQPSFQGSARYRNTWEGLTTIVHNQGWRQLFAGLSINYIKVWSTST, encoded by the exons ATGGATTCCTCGCAAGGATCGGTGTTGTCTTCAAATGTGGCAGGGCTAGTTGATGGTTCATCAGCTCAAAGAGAGGTGTCTTACCTTGATGGTATTCCTATTTATGTCAAGGAGCTTATTGCTGGAGGTGCTGCTGGTGCATTCGCTAAGACTGCAGTTGCACCCCTGGAACGGATCAAAATACTCTTGCAG ACCAGAACAGAGGGATTCCACTCTCTTGGGGTGTTTCAATCTTTGAAGAAGTTACTGAAGCATGAAGGTTTTCAAGGATTCTATAA AGGAAATGGAGCAAGCGTCATTCGTATCATTCCTTATGCAGCCTTGCATTTCATGACTTATGAACAGTATCGGTGTTGGATCCTGAACAACTATTCTGCCTTAGGAACAGGGCCCCTTATTGATCTTCTAGCTGGTTCAGCAGCGGGAGGAACTGCAGTTCTATGCACATATCCTTTAGATCTGGCTCGTACTAAACTTGCTTATCAG GTTACTGACACTAGAGGAAGTTTTAATTATGGAATGAAAAGCAATCATGCTCAACCTGCATATAATGGCATAAAAGATGTACTTAGAAGCGTTTACAAGGAAGGAGGTGTGCGTGGACTTTATCGCGGTGTAG GCCCAACACTCACTGGAATCCTTCCTTATGCTGGTTTAAAGTTCTACATATATGAGGAACTCAAGAGGCATGTTCCTGAAGAGCATCAAACGTCCATTATGATGCGTCTCTCCTGTGGAGCTCTTGCTGGGTTATTTGGGCAGACCTTCACGTACCCATTAGATGTTGTCAGGAGGCAGATGCAG GTTGAAAATTTGCAACCTTCATTCCAAGGAAGTGCCAGATATAGAAACACATGGGAAGGTCTTACTACTATTGTTCATAATCAAGGATGGAGACAATTGTTTGCAGGTCTAAGCATTAACTATATAAAG GTGTGGAGTACAAGTACATAG
- the LOC126708032 gene encoding G-type lectin S-receptor-like serine/threonine-protein kinase At4g27290 isoform X2 has product MDIFAFVLLLLSSSLLLFFFVVSDAADRIAKSESLTEGMTLVSRDGSFALGFFSPGNSSNRYLGIWYNNIPVRTVVWVANRLNPINDSSGMLMVNSSGSLVLLSQNRTVAWSANSIKKAWNPIVQLLDSGNLVLREEKEENPEKYLWQSFDYPSDTLLPGMKIGWDLKTGLERRISAWRSPDDPSPGELSGGVELHNYPEIFLKKGTKKLSRTGPWNGLGFSGLPNMNENPVSTNDFVINSDEVYYIFHLIKKSVISRGVLKENPFSFENYIWVEAEQKWTTYSSTPKDKCDTYNLCGPYGNCIIGKSPICQCVEGFKHKLPDTWNPDEWSKGCIRITRLSCEDKDKIGFAKFVGLKMPDTTYSWVNGSMNLNECRVKCLNNCSCTAYANSDIKNGGSGCAMWFGDLIDIRQLAANGQDVYIRMPASEQVNHKEEKDKKMKVIVIVVVAIAVVFGVLFIPYCISKRTKVRGKLENNVMVDQNIEGQSEDMEVTFFTLATIATATDNFSSNNKLGEGGFGLVYKGTLVDGKEIAVKRLSRSSGQGLNEFKNEVILIAKLQHRNLVRLLGYCIEGDEKILIYEYMLNGSLDSFIFDQTRATVLGWSMRFNIIYGIARGLLYLHEDSRLRIIHRDLKASNVLLDSKMIPKIADFGMARIVGGDQTEGNTKRVAGTYFGVLLLEIISGKKNRGWFHPDHSLNLVEHAWKLWKEGRPLELIDTFLEDSGIQSKIIRCLHISFLCLQQHHDNRPNMSSVVMLLHSEGSLPEPKELGFFVGKKSPSSSKNQSPSVNEITITMLEAR; this is encoded by the exons ATGGATATCTTTGcttttgtgttgttgttgttgagttcgagtttgcttcttttcttctttgtagTGTCGGATGCTGCTGACCGCATCGCAAAATCCGAATCCCTCACTGAAGGCATGACCCTAGTCTCTAGAGATGGAAGCTTTGCCCTGGGGTTCTTTAGTCCTGGTAATTCCAGCAATCGTTACTTGGGAATATGGTACAACAATATCCCAGTTAGAACGGTTGTTTGGGTAGCAAACCGGCTCAATCCAATAAACGACTCGTCTGGCATGTTGATGGTAAACAGTTCAGGTAGTCTTGTTCTTCTCAGCCAGAATAGAACAGTTGCTTGGTCGGCAAACTCAATAAAAAAGGCCTGGAATCCAATAGTCCAGCTTTTAGATTCAGGAAATCTAGTATTAagagaagagaaggaagaaaacccagaaaaatatTTGTGGCAAAGCTTTGACTATCCTTCTGACACTTTGCTACCAGGAATGAAGATTGGATGGGACTTAAAGACTGGTCTGGAACGGCGCATATCTGCATGGAGGAGTCCAGATGACCCGTCTCCTGGAGAACTGAGTGGTGGGGTTGAACTTCATAATTACCCTGAAATATTCTTAAAGAAAGGCACCAAGAAGCTCTCACGGACCGGACCATGGAATGGCCTTGGTTTCAGTGGTTTACCAAACATGAACGAAAATCCGGTTTCCACCAACGATTTTGTCATCAACAGCGATGAGGTATACTACATATTCCACCTGATTAAAAAATCTGTAATCTCAAGAGGAGTTTTGAAAGAAAATCCGTTCTCATTTGAGAACTACATATGGGTCGAAGCAGAACAAAAATGGACCACATACAGTTCTACACCAAAAGACAAATGTGACACCTATAATTTATGTGGTCCTTATGGAAATTGTATCATTGGTAAGTCACCTATCTGTCAATGTGTAGAAGGATTCAAGCATAAGTTACCAGATACATGGAACCCAGATGAGTGGTCTAAGGGATGTATACGCATTACCCGATTGAGCTGCGAGGATAAAGATAAAATTGGGTTTGCTAAATTTGTTGGGCTCAAAATGCCAGATACCACGTATTCCTGGGTGAACGGAAGTATGAATCTTAACGAATGCAGAGTCAAATGTTTGAACAACTGTTCCTGTACGGCTTATGCAAACTCAGATATTAAAAATGGAGGAAGTGGCTGCGCCATGTGGTTTGGGGATCTAATTGATATTAGACAGCTTGCAGCTAATGGGCAGGATGTATATATTCGAATGCCTGCTTCAGAGCAAG TCAATCATAAAGAGGAGAAAGACAAAAAGATGAAGGTTATAGTGATAGTTGTGGTTGCAATTGCGGTCGTTTTTGGCGTGCTCTTCATTCCCTACTGCATTAGCAAAAGGACAAAAGTCAGAG GGAAATTGGAGAATAATGTGATGGTAGACCAAAACATTGAAGGCCAAAGTGAAGATATGGAGGTCACATTCTTCACCCTAGCTACCATAGCCACTGCCACTGACAATTTTTCAAGTAATAACAAGCTTGGTGAAGGTGGCTTTGGACTTGTATACAAG GGTACCCTAGTAGATGGAAAAGAAATTGCTGTGAAAAGGCTTTCACGGAGTTCTGGACAAGGATTGAACGAGTTTAAAAATGAAGTTATACTAATCGCCAAATTGCAACATCGAAATCTTGTTAGGCTTTTGGGCTATTGCATTGAAGGAGATGAGAAAATCCTAATCTATGAATATATGCTCAATGGAAGCTTGGATTCCTTCATTTTTG ATCAAACAAGAGCTACAGTTTTGGGTTGGTCTATGCGCTTTAACATTATCTATGGGATTGCGCGAGGGCTTCTCTATCTTCACGAAGATTCTAGATTGAGGATTATACATAGAGACCTCAAAGCAAGCAATGTTTTACTTGATAGTAAGATGATTCCAAAAATTGCTGACTTCGGTATGGCTAGAATTGTTGGTGGAGATCAAACTGAAGGAAACACAAAACGAGTGGCTGGAACATA ttttggaGTATTGTTGTTGGAGATAATAAGTGGAAAGAAAAATCGAGGTTGGTTCCATCCAGACCATAGTCTAAACCTTGTTGAACAT gcATGGAAATTATGGAAAGAAGGTAGGCCTTTAGAACTGATTGATACTTTCTTAGAAGACTCTGGCATCCAATCGAAGATTATACGTTGCCTCCATATTAGTTTCTTATGTTTGCAACAACATCATGACAATCGGCCAAATATGTCATCTGTGGTTATGCTATTGCACAGTGAGGGTTCATTACCTGAACCCAAAGAGCTAGGTTTCTTTGTAGGAAAAAAATCACCTTCATCAAGCAAGAACCAGTCACCCTCAGTCAATGAAATTACTATTACCATGTTAGAGGCTCGATAG